The Streptomyces sp. NBC_01463 DNA window GCCCCGCAGCTCCTCGACCCAGGTACGGGCCGGAGCGACCGGCACCAGGTCCGGCTCGGGGAAGTAGCGGTAGTCCTCGGCGTTGTCCTTGATGCGGCCGGCCGTGGTGGAGCCGTCCTCCTCGTGGAAGTGCCGGGTCTCCTGCACGATCGTGCCGCCGGAGTTCAGCACCGCGGCGTGGCGCTGGATCTCGAAGCGGGCGGCCCGCTCGACGGAACGCAGCGAGTTCACGTTCTTCGTCTCGGAGCGGGTGCCGAACTTCTCGCGGCCGTGCGGGCGCAGCGACAGGTTCACGTCGCAGCGCATCTGGCCCATCTCCATGCGGGCCTCCGAGACGCCGAGCGCCTTGATGAGCTCGCGGAGCTCGGCGACGTACGCCTTGGCGACCTCGGGGGCGCGCGCGCCCGCTCCCTCGATCGGCTTGGTGACGATCTCGATGAGCGGGATGCCCGCGCGGTTGTAGTCGAGCAGGGAGTGGGACGCGCCGTGGATACGGCCGGTGGCGCCGCCGACGTGCGTCGACTTGCCGGTGTCCTCCTCCATGTGGGCGCGCTCGATCTGCACCCGGAAGATCTCCCCGTCCTCCAGCTGGACGTCCAGATAGCCGTCGAAGGCGATCGGCTCGTCGTACTGGGAGGTCTGGAAGTTCTTCGGCATGTCCGGATAGAAGTAGTTCTTCCGGGCGAAGCGGCACCACTCGGCGATCTCGCAGTTCAGCGCGAGACCGATCTTGATGGCGGACTCGACGCCGATCTCGTTGACGACCGGCAGCGCGCCGGGCAGCCCGAGGCAGACCGGGCAGGTCTGCGAGTTCGCGTCCTGCTTGAGCTCGGTGGAGCAGCCGCAGAACATCTTGGTCTTGGTGCCGAGCTCTACATGGACTTCGAGGCCCATGACGGGGTCGTACGTCGCGAGGGCGTCCTCGTACGACTCCAGGTCGATGACAGTCACGGTGAAACTTTCCCTCTCAGCCCAGCAGGACGTCGTCGTCGCCGAGACGCTTCAGTTCGCGATAGAGGATCGCGAGGCCGGTGACGATGGCGGCGGCGGAGACAGCCGCGTCGACGAGCCGCAGCATGTCGTTGTCGTTGCGCGCGAGCTTCGCCTGCTTGGCGACGCTGATCGCACCGAACGCGGTGCTGCCGAGCGCGACGTACACGCCGGTCTTGGACTTCTTGAAGTTCTTGGCCTTCTTAGCCATGGCACTCATAGCGACGGAGCCTCCTCAAGCAGCGGGTGACCCCACTTTTCCACGAACGCGGCCTCGACGGCGGCTCCGACCTTGTACAGCCGGTCGTCCTTCATGGCGGGGGCGATGATCTGCAGCCCGACCGGCAGGCCGTCCTCGGGCGCCAGGCCGCAGGGGAGCGACATCGCGGCGTTGCCGGCCAGGTTGGTCGGAATGGTGCACAGGTCCGCCAGGTACATGGCCATCGGGTCGTCGGCGCGCTCGCCGATCGGGAAGGCGGTGGTGGGCGTGGTCGGGGAGACGATCACGTCGACCTGCTCGAATGCCTTCTCGAAGTCCCGCGTGATCAGGGTGCGGACCTTCTGTGCGGAACCGTAGTACGCGTCGTAGTAGCCGGAGCTCAGCGCGTACGTACCGAGGATGATGCGGCGCTTCACCTCGTCGCCGAAGCCGGCCTCGCGGGTGAGCGCGGTGACCTCCTCGGCGGACTTCGTGCCGTCGTCGCCGACCCGCAGGCCGTAGCGCATGGCGTCGAAGCGGGCGAGGTTCGAGGAACACTCGGACGGCGCGATGAGGTAGTACGCCGAAAGGCCCAGGTCGAAGGACGGGCAGTCCAGCTCGACGACCGTGGCGCCGAGCGACTTCAGCAGCTCGACCGACTCGTTGAAGCGCTGGACGACACCGGCCTGGTAGCCCTCGCCGGAGAACTGCTTGACGACGCCGACGCGCATGCCCTGGACGGAGCCGTTGCGCGCGGCCTCGACGACCGGCGGGACCGGGGCGTCGATGGACGTCGAGTCGAGCGGGTCGTGGCCGGCGATGGCCTCGTGCAGCAGCGCCGCGTCCAGGACCGTACGGGCGCAGGGACCGCCCTGGTCGAGGGAGGACGAGAAGGCCACCATGCCGTAGCGGGAGACGCCGCCGTAGGTGGGCTTGACGCCGACGGTGCCGGTGACGGCCGCGGGCTGGCGGATGGAGCCGCCGGTGTCCGTGCCGATGGCGAGCGGGGCCTCGAACGACGCGAGGGCCGCGGAGGAGCCGCCGCCGGAGCCGCCCGGGATGCGGGTGAGGTCCCACGGGTTGCCGGTCGGGCCGTAGGCGCTGTTCTCGGTGGAGGACCCCATGGCGAACTCGTCCATGTTGGTCTTGCCGAGGATGACGACGTCGGCGGCCTTCAGCCGCTTGGTGACGGTCGCGTCGTACGGCGGGACCCAGCCTTCGAGGATCTTGGAGCCGACGGTGGTCGGCATGTCCTCGGTGGTGAAGATGTCCTTGAGCGCGAGAGGCACACCGGCGAGCGGGCCGAGCTTCTCGCCGGCCGCCTTCTTGGCGTCGACGGCGCGGGCCTGCGCGAGGGCACCCTCGCGGTCGACGTGCAGGAAGGCGTGGACCTTCTCGTCGATGGCCTCGATGCGGGCCAGGTGGGCCTCGGTGACCTCGACGGCCGTGAGCTCGCCCGAGGCGATCTTCGCGGCGATCTCGGCGGCGGTGTACTTGATGATGGTGCTGATGTCCGTCATGGCTTTTAGTCCTCCCCCAGGATCTGCGGCACCTTGAAACGCTGCTGCTCCTGGGCCGGGGCGCCGGAGAGCGCCTGCGCGGGGGTGAGCGAGGGACGGACCTCGTCCGCCCGCATGACGTTGGTCAGCGGCAGCGGGTGGGAGGTCGGCGGTACGTCTTGGTCGGCGACCTCGGAGACGCGGGCGACCGCGCCGATGATGTCGTCGAGCTGACCGGCGAAGTGATCGAGCTCTTCGCCCTTCAGCTCCAGACGCGCCAGCCGGGCGAGGTGGGCGACCTCCTCGCGCGTGATGCCAGGCATGCAGCGATCCTCAGGGGTTGGTGTGCGGTTTTGGCTGGTGGGCCGGCAGCCCATTTCCGCCGTCCGTCCGAAGGACGGGCCGCGCGGCGTCCGGTGCGTGCGATCGCAAGGCGCCGGAACTCCCTCGTGGCGGAGCCACGTGAGCGTTTCGGCAACGCGGCGAGCGTGCGTGCCAGGCGTCGCGCGGCAGGTGGAAATGTGCTGCCGGCCCCCTAATCCTATGGGGTCCTCACAACGGGGTACGGCCACCCGGGGCAGACCCGCCCCGCGCCCGGGGACGCAGCCGCCGCCGGCGCGAGCGAGCCCGTCCGGCGATTGAGGACAAAACGGCCACTGGTGGCCGCGGCCGCCTCACCGCGGCCCGCGCCCCGGCCCGCCCTACGTCGTCGCCGGCCGCGACTTGACCGCCCGTCCGGACGGGCGCTGCTCCAGCTCGGGCGGCGTCACGACCGCCGCCGCCGCCGCGGCCGCCAGCTCCGAGGGCCGCCGCCAGCCGTGCTCGCCCCGGGCCCGCAGCCACGCGGTCGTCTCCTGCGGCGGCATCGCGGCGGCCACCAGCCACCCCTGGACCGCGTCGCACTTCAGGTCCCGCAGCCGCTCCCACGTCTCGTCGTCCTCGACGCCCTCGGCGACCACCAGCAGACCGAGTGAGTGGGCCAGGTCGATCGTGCAGCGGACGATCTCCGCGTCCTCGTGGTCGATGGCGAGCCGGGCCACGAACGAGCGGTCGATCTTGAGTTCGCTGACCGGCAGCCGGCGCAGGTGGACGAGGGAGGAGTAGCCGGTGCCGAAGTCGTCGAGGGACATCTTCACGCCGTGCCCGGTCAGCCCCGCGAGGGTGTCCGCGGCCCGCTGCGGGTCCTCCAGCAGCACGTGTTCCGTTATCTCCAGCTGGAGCGCGCCGGCCGGGACGCCGTGCCGGGCCAGCCGGGCCGCGACACCGCCCGCGAATCCGGGGGTGTGCACGTCGCGCGGGGACACGTTGACCGCGACCGGGACGAACAGCCCCTGGGCCCGCCACCGGGCGACCTGGGCGAGCGCCGTCTCCAGGACGTACTCCGTGAGGTGCGGCATCAGACCGGAGGACTCGGCGATGGCGATGAACTCGTCCGGGGGGACCCGGCCCCGCTCCGGATGCACCCAGCGGACCAGTGCCTCAAGACCGGCCACCTGGCCGTCGAAGCGCACCTTCGGCTGATAGTGCAGCTCCACCTCGCCGGCGTCCAGCGCGCGGCGCAGATCACCGAGGAGGCCGAGCCGGTCAGGGGTGTTGCTGTCGCGCTTGGACTCGTACACCTCCACGCCCGTCCGGTCGCGCTTGGCCTGGTACATCGCGACGTCCGCCCGGCGGAGCAGCCCCTCGGCGTCCAGCGCGTGGTCGGGGTAGACGGCGACACCGGCGCTGGCCTCCAGCACCAGGGTCAGTCCGTCGAGGTCCAGCGGCGAGGAGAGCTCGGCGACCAGATGGCGGGCGACGCGCTGGGCGCTGGTGGTGGAGTCCGCGGTCGGCAGCAGGACGGCGAACTCGTCGCCGCCGAGCCGGGCCGCCTCCGCGCCGCGCGGCAGGGCGAGCCGCAGCCGGTCCGCTATCTGCAGCAGCAGCCGGTCCCCGGCGAGGTGGCCGAGGGTGTCGTTGACCGCCCGGAAGCGGTCGAGGTCGATCAGGACGAGGCCGACCCGGGTGCCGAGGCTCTCGGCCTCCTCCAGGGCCGTCCAGGTGCGCTCCAGCAGCCACTGCCGGTTCGGCAGCCCGGTCAGCGGGTCCCGCAGCTGCTCCTCCGCCCGGGCCCGGGCGATCCACAGCGTGGAGTCCAGCGCGATCAGCGGGACCGCGAAGAGCGGCAGCAGGACGGGCATGGCCATCGCCACGACGCAGATCAGCGGGGCGATGCCGAGCAGGGCGACGGCGACGAGGCCCTGGCGCAGCAGGGCGGTCCGGGCGACCGTCGGCAGCCCGCCGCCCTGGGTGGACCGGGCGTACCACAGCAGGACCCGGGTGACGAGCAGATACGTGGAGGCCGCGAGGAGGACCTCGGGGACGGCATCGATGCCCCAGTCGAGTGGCTGCCAGGGCGATTCGACGGTCTGCACCTCGCCGAACGCGGCCATCA harbors:
- the gatB gene encoding Asp-tRNA(Asn)/Glu-tRNA(Gln) amidotransferase subunit GatB; the protein is MTVIDLESYEDALATYDPVMGLEVHVELGTKTKMFCGCSTELKQDANSQTCPVCLGLPGALPVVNEIGVESAIKIGLALNCEIAEWCRFARKNYFYPDMPKNFQTSQYDEPIAFDGYLDVQLEDGEIFRVQIERAHMEEDTGKSTHVGGATGRIHGASHSLLDYNRAGIPLIEIVTKPIEGAGARAPEVAKAYVAELRELIKALGVSEARMEMGQMRCDVNLSLRPHGREKFGTRSETKNVNSLRSVERAARFEIQRHAAVLNSGGTIVQETRHFHEEDGSTTAGRIKDNAEDYRYFPEPDLVPVAPARTWVEELRGGLPELPRLRRARLKEEWGVSEHDMQSILNAGAVELIVATIDAGAPADQARKWWMGELARNANETGRGLDELGVTPAQVARVAELVTSGDLNDKLARQVLEGVLAGEGDPDTVVEKRGLKVVSDEGALSTAVDEAIAGNAAIADKIRGGKVAAAGALVGAVMKATRGQADAARVRELILEKLGVEG
- the gatA gene encoding Asp-tRNA(Asn)/Glu-tRNA(Gln) amidotransferase subunit GatA, translating into MTDISTIIKYTAAEIAAKIASGELTAVEVTEAHLARIEAIDEKVHAFLHVDREGALAQARAVDAKKAAGEKLGPLAGVPLALKDIFTTEDMPTTVGSKILEGWVPPYDATVTKRLKAADVVILGKTNMDEFAMGSSTENSAYGPTGNPWDLTRIPGGSGGGSSAALASFEAPLAIGTDTGGSIRQPAAVTGTVGVKPTYGGVSRYGMVAFSSSLDQGGPCARTVLDAALLHEAIAGHDPLDSTSIDAPVPPVVEAARNGSVQGMRVGVVKQFSGEGYQAGVVQRFNESVELLKSLGATVVELDCPSFDLGLSAYYLIAPSECSSNLARFDAMRYGLRVGDDGTKSAEEVTALTREAGFGDEVKRRIILGTYALSSGYYDAYYGSAQKVRTLITRDFEKAFEQVDVIVSPTTPTTAFPIGERADDPMAMYLADLCTIPTNLAGNAAMSLPCGLAPEDGLPVGLQIIAPAMKDDRLYKVGAAVEAAFVEKWGHPLLEEAPSL
- the gatC gene encoding Asp-tRNA(Asn)/Glu-tRNA(Gln) amidotransferase subunit GatC, which encodes MPGITREEVAHLARLARLELKGEELDHFAGQLDDIIGAVARVSEVADQDVPPTSHPLPLTNVMRADEVRPSLTPAQALSGAPAQEQQRFKVPQILGED
- a CDS encoding bifunctional diguanylate cyclase/phosphodiesterase; translated protein: MKPTENAAPVSRLQGFVGLTPTVGAVVVALATVQLAAGFYRTVSGGHALFPDGTAGWSLAVLTGIVVGHLVALGRDRWWGGTGSGAALTLAVLLLYGWVPAGLVSLVVVVLVGVARRHRWWQGLLHGAVDILGVGAAALVMAAFGEVQTVESPWQPLDWGIDAVPEVLLAASTYLLVTRVLLWYARSTQGGGLPTVARTALLRQGLVAVALLGIAPLICVVAMAMPVLLPLFAVPLIALDSTLWIARARAEEQLRDPLTGLPNRQWLLERTWTALEEAESLGTRVGLVLIDLDRFRAVNDTLGHLAGDRLLLQIADRLRLALPRGAEAARLGGDEFAVLLPTADSTTSAQRVARHLVAELSSPLDLDGLTLVLEASAGVAVYPDHALDAEGLLRRADVAMYQAKRDRTGVEVYESKRDSNTPDRLGLLGDLRRALDAGEVELHYQPKVRFDGQVAGLEALVRWVHPERGRVPPDEFIAIAESSGLMPHLTEYVLETALAQVARWRAQGLFVPVAVNVSPRDVHTPGFAGGVAARLARHGVPAGALQLEITEHVLLEDPQRAADTLAGLTGHGVKMSLDDFGTGYSSLVHLRRLPVSELKIDRSFVARLAIDHEDAEIVRCTIDLAHSLGLLVVAEGVEDDETWERLRDLKCDAVQGWLVAAAMPPQETTAWLRARGEHGWRRPSELAAAAAAAVVTPPELEQRPSGRAVKSRPATT